In one window of Timaviella obliquedivisa GSE-PSE-MK23-08B DNA:
- a CDS encoding GIY-YIG nuclease family protein, whose translation METDNLIPIEHQNVPQAHQGLHGFLYSSDDEHSALETPIAKTGLSTETIVPLTDWCESVGTAKIAGVYSVLNCDRQTQYVGYSRNVALSLRGHLTQLGQDTCAFVRVQPFDFPKRDDMEALQNSWIAELKTIPPGNNADNQLWATTVGAAAIAAMSEAERQAYDEKKLKLRKAMAEADLNRELSVEEGSDRADKLEAAVTQDDWSSVVQQQTQETLPNL comes from the coding sequence GTGGAAACTGACAATCTAATTCCCATCGAACATCAAAATGTGCCGCAGGCTCATCAAGGGCTGCACGGGTTTTTGTATAGCTCCGACGATGAACATAGTGCGCTAGAAACCCCGATCGCCAAGACAGGTTTATCTACTGAAACTATCGTACCTTTAACGGATTGGTGTGAGTCTGTCGGAACTGCCAAAATCGCTGGGGTATATTCAGTGCTAAATTGCGATCGCCAGACGCAATACGTTGGCTATTCTCGCAATGTTGCCCTTTCTCTGCGAGGACATTTAACACAACTGGGTCAAGACACCTGTGCTTTTGTTCGGGTGCAACCCTTCGACTTTCCTAAACGCGATGATATGGAAGCTCTCCAAAATAGCTGGATTGCTGAACTAAAGACAATCCCACCCGGCAATAACGCAGACAATCAACTTTGGGCAACCACGGTCGGGGCTGCCGCGATCGCCGCGATGTCTGAGGCAGAACGTCAAGCCTACGATGAGAAAAAGCTAAAGCTGCGAAAAGCAATGGCAGAGGCTGATCTGAACCGAGAATTGTCTGTAGAAGAAGGGAGCGATCGGGCTGATAAATTAGAGGCGGCAGTGACCCAAGATGATTGGAGCAGCGTAGTTCAACAACAAACTCAAGAAACTCTGCCAAATCTTTAA